From the genome of Anopheles merus strain MAF chromosome X, AmerM5.1, whole genome shotgun sequence, one region includes:
- the LOC121598098 gene encoding uncharacterized protein LOC121598098, with product MLFQNSAMAALSRRAYWKPSPRCYRFLLVLLVGILSGKLLTTARAKPTLPFQLSQIPGFTHIVERRLMDAMKTYSERRLDVESLRMIYFHDQTVAVVELGPAKRLIGCELIEIYNDADGVELLRNLSAINRPLEISFRDMIKLMEQCEQVDRLNERNSYRATEAPDASAVAYRIAGPDDPIDETGNGSAGQPGGSSNGGFLAMIMKNRSSKRGIFYSSSFSLLSGIIPGTKWCGTGDIAESYHDLGDDATMDRCCRTHDLCPMKVRAYQKRYNLSNNSIYTKSHCKCDDMLFECLKQTNTSAAQVMGSVYFNLVQVPCVEDTPAGPQFRKAREGF from the exons ATGCTGTTCCAAAACTCGGCCATGGCTGCACTATCGAGACGGGCGTACTGGAAACCGTCGCCGCGCTGTTATCGCTTTCTGCTGGTCCTGCTGGTTGGCATTCTCAGCGGCAAACTGCTGACAACGGCCCGCGCTAAACCCACCCTGCCGTTTCAGCTGTCGCAGATACCGGGCTTTACGCACATCGTCGAGCGACGGCTGATGGACGCGATGAAAACCTACAG CGAGCGCCGCCTGGATGTGGAAAGTTTGCGGATGATCTACTTTCACGACCAAACAGTAGCAGTGGTAGAGCTCGGCCCTGCCAAGCGTCTGATCGGATGCGAGCTGATCGAGATCTA cAATGATGCTGATGGTGTAGAGCTGTTGCGCAACCTGTCCGCAATCAACCGGCCGCTGGAGATTTCCTTCCGCGACATGATCAAGCTGATGGAGCAGTGCGAGCAGGTCGATCGGCTTAACGAGCGCAACAGCTACCGGGCGACGGAGGCACCGGACGCGTCCGCGGTCGCCTACCGGATCGCCGGACCGGACGATCCGATCGACGAAACCGGCAACGGCAGCGCTGGCCAACCGGGCGGATCAAGCAACGGCGGCTTCCTGGCAATGATCATGAAGAACCGCAGCAGCAAGCGGGGCATCTTTTACTCGAGCTCGTTCTCGCTGCTCAGCGGCATCATACCGGGCACGAAGTGGTGCGGCACCGGTGACATCGCGGAAAGCTATCACGACCTGGGCGACGACGCCACGATGGACCGGTGCTGCCGCACGCACGATCTGTGCCCGATGAAGGTGCGAGCGTACCAAAAGCGCTACAATCTAAGCAATAACTCTATTTACACTAA GTCTCACTGCAAGTGCGATGATATGCTATTCGAGTGCCTGAAGCAAACGAACACATCCGCGGCCCAAGTAATGG GATCGGTTTACTTCAATCTAGTGCAAGTCCCATGCGTGGAAGACACTCCTGCAGGGCCCCAGTTCCGCAAGGCTCGCGAAGGGTTTTAG